The Euphorbia lathyris chromosome 2, ddEupLath1.1, whole genome shotgun sequence genome includes a window with the following:
- the LOC136218883 gene encoding uncharacterized protein — MGCGNSKEAVATENTITLKKLNAEAVSGMNKDEEIKENNNNEEYFSPRKDDDHEFETRSEFSEYFSPHIGSGKQVSFFTSSVKFLGDDHSQDVFTDTEKEIGEVKQFEHLKDM; from the exons ATGGGTTGTGGGAATTCAAAAGAGGCTGTTGCCACAGAAAACACCATAACTCTGAAGAAATTAAATGCAGAAGCAGTTTCTGGAATGAATAAGGATGAAGAAATAAAagagaataataataatgaagaaTATTTTTCACCAAGGAAAGATGATGATCATGAATTTGAAACAAGATCTGAGTTTTCTGAATATTTTTCTCCTCACATTGGATCAGGAAAACAAGTCTCATTCTTCACCAGCTCTGTTAAATTTTTGGGTGATGATCATTCTCAAGATGTTTTCACTGATACTGAGAAAGAAATTG GAGAAGTGAAGCAATTTGAGCATTTGAAGGACATGTAA
- the LOC136219918 gene encoding lipase, which translates to MGRRRLFILGIFVCLFAFSSGRELNIKHKYKNLDQLPEYNRTLARILVEYASAVYMSDLTELFTWTCSRCDGLTEGFEIIELIVDVQHCLQAFVGVAKDLNAIVIAFRGTQEHSIQNWIEDLFWKQLDLNYPDMPDAMVHHGFYSAYHNTTIRPAIISAVNRAKDYYGEIGIMVTGHSMGGAMAAFCGLDLTVNLNAKNVQVLTFGQPRIGNAVFAYYYIQLVPYTFRITHDHDIVPHLPPYYSYFPSKTYHHFPTEVWLYNIGRGSLVYAVEKVCDESGEDPECSRSVKGNSLTDHLLYFGVELMGDAWRSCGIIMNSAVKEYTKTDDTGNFVLSRNPKSSSVIELITDKEGRKEQTRLEGKA; encoded by the exons ATGGGCCGGAGAAGGTTATTTATATTGGGGATTTTTGTATGTCTATTTGCTTTCTCTAGTGGAAGAG AGCTCAATATTAAGCACAAGTACAAGAATCTGGATCAGTTACCCGAGTACAATCGAACTCTTGCCAGAATATTGGTTGAATATGCTTCTGCA GTGTATATGTCAGATTTGACAGAGTTGTTTACTTGGACATGCTCAAGATGTGATGGTTTAACTGAG GGATTTGAGATCATAGAGCTGATTGTTGATGTGCAGCACTGTTTACAG GCATTTGTTGGCGTGGCGAAGGATCTTAATGCCATAGTTATTGCATTTCGAGGGACTCAGGAACACAG CATACAGAACTGGATTGAAGACTTATTCTGGAAACAGCTTGATCTGAATTACCCTGACATGCCTGATGCAATG GTGCACCATGGATTTTATTCTGCTTACCATAACACAACAATACGCCCTGCAATTATAAGTGCTGTCAACAGAGCAAAGGATTATTATGGTGAAATTGGCATCATGGTGACTGGGCATTCAATGGGAGGGGCAATGGCTGCCTTTTGTGGACTTGATCTAACG GTTAACCTCAACGCCAAGAATGTTCAAGTTCTGACATTTGGACAGCCGCGCATTGGCAATGCTGTTTTTGCATATTACTATATCCAACTTGTGCCATATACTTTCAGAATCACACATGACCATGATATTGTGCCTCATTTGCCTCCATACTATTCTTATTTCCCTTCAAAGACATACCACCACTTTCCGACAGAG GTGTGGCTCTATAACATAGGAAGGGGGAGCCTGGTCTATGCAGTAGAGAAGGTTTGTGATGAATCTGGGGAAGACCCAGAGTGTAGCAG GTCAGTAAAAGGTAACAGCCTCACAGACCATTTACTTTATTTTGGTGTTGAATTAATGGGAGATGCATGGAGATCTTGTggaatcataatgaattctgcAGTAAAGGAATATACGAAAACAGATGACACAGGAAATTTTGTTTTGTCAAGAAATCCAAAGTCTTCTTCTGTTATCGAATTGATAACAGACAAGGAAGGTAGGAAGGAGCAAACACGTTTAGAAGGCAAGGCATAG